TGTTCAGACAAGCGCTCTGCCAAGTCAGTAATATATTTTCTCGCATCTTCGTAAGGAATTTCTGGCACGAATAATACGCCGCCGGCAGCGCCAGGAATGGTATCTAAAATCCCGGTTCCCCGCTCTTTAAATGTTTTTTTAACGATCGCTAAGTCTTCACTAATGGAAGATTTAGCCGATTCGTAACGTTTCGCAAAAAAAGTTAATGGAATCAACTCGTGAGGATGTTCCAATAAATAATGCGTCATATCGATTAATCGTTCACTACGACGTACTTTCACACTGTTCACTCTCCTGATAAATTTCTCGCCTTATTATAAGGGCTTATTACAAAAAAAGCGAGCATTAACTGAAAAAAATGCAAAATAGTTCGTAAAACGTGAACGCTTTCTTAATCATTATTGTAAATAGTGCGGTAAATATCTAACGATTGAAAATAAAAAGGGCGCACAACATTTGCCAGTTCTAAAAAATAAGCAGGGAATTTTTGTAAGTTGTTCACTGAAAAATTTTTATCTTTTTTCTAAAATTTCAAAAAGAGGAATCAGAAAGTCCACCGCCATCTGATTCCTCTTTTTACAAATTTATAACACAGCCATTTTTATTGTGAAACTTTTTTATTTTTAGCGCGCTGGACTGCGACAAAAAGGCGTTTTATGATGTTCACAACTAAAAACAAACCGATAAAAACTAACGTGATGGTAGCCCCAGGTGGGGTATCTAAGTAAAACGAACTCGTCAAACCACTCAACATTCCGAAAAGACCAACAAAAGTTGCAATCCAAATAACGATATCAAAACTTTTTCCTAAACGCATTGAAATCGCTGCTGGCAAGACCATAATCGCAGAAATAAGCAAGGCGCCGGCAATCGGAATCATAACTGCAATCGCCACACCGGTTAAAACATTAAATGCCATCGACATCAAATGGACTGGCAATCCATCCACATGGGCGGTATCCTCATCAAAAGTTAAAACATACATTGGGCGTTTAAACAGTGCAAACAATACCCGCACGATAACAAATAAAACGCCTAAGAAAATCACTTGACCGCTAGTAATCGTCACAATTGAACCAAACAGGTAAGACTGAATACTGGTGGCAGAGTTCCCTCCGGACAAATTCATTAAAACTAGCGCCAGCGCTAACCCACCCGCCATTAAAATCGCAATCGAAATTTCCGAATACGTGCGGTAAATCGACCGTAAATACTCCAAAATAACTGCCGCTACCACAACCACCAACATCGTAGTTAAATTCGGATTTAAATTTAAGAAAAAGCCAAGTGCAACACCGGCTAAAGAAACATGAGACAAGGTATCTGCCATTAGTGATTGGCGACGAATCACTAAAAAGACCCCTAACATCGGTGCAATGCCCGCAATAAAAATAGCTGCCAAAATCGCCCGCTGCATAAATTCATAATTTAGTAAGCTCAAAAATAAAATCTCCTTTTTGTTAACATCCACACGTTTATTTTCACTAAAACAATTTGAGTCTAAGAAAAAAGCTGTGTTAACGATCAATATGAAAACAACGCCACGGTGAATCTTCTTTACGCACGAGGCGGATTTGACGATCGGCATATTGCTTAATATCTTCATGATCATGGGTAATCATTAAAATTGCTTTATCATGCTGATGGGCACTGTGGCGTAATAGACGGTAAAATTCATTACGAGACTGTTCATCCATTCCCGTTGTTGGCTCATCTAAAATAAATAGATCCGGATCCGTTGCAAAAATTCGCGCTAAACTAATACGCTGCTTTTGTCCCCCGGACAACTCGCCAATTTTTTTATGGCGCATTTCCCACATTCCTACAGCCTCTAATGCTTTTTGCACATGTTCGTGATCTTTTTTAGTCAAGGTCTTAAACCAGCGTCCCCGCGGATAACGTCCAGAACGCACCAGCTCTTCCACTGTACTAGGAAATCCTGCATTAAAAGAAGCTACTTGCTGCGGAATATAACCAATACTAATTTTCTCACCAGCTGCATTTTCTTTGGCTAATGTCACGGTGCCTTTACTGGGCTTCAAAAGTCCCAACGTCGCTTTAATTAAAGTTGATTTGGCCGCGCCATTTTCACCAGTCAAAATGACAAATTCCCCATCCTCAACATGATACGAAATATCTTCCAAAACAGGTTCATCATCGTAATAAAACGTTAAATCTTTAACATCAATATAGCGCAAAGCTGCGCCTCCTCTTCTTTTAAAATCAAGTTACTAAATAGACAGAAAAGTTGAACAAACTTGAAAACTCGCTAGCAATAAGACGAAAAGTTGATAAATTGTTCTGCAAATTTCTCAAGTTTTTGGCTTATTGCCGCTGTGAGTTAGTTTGTTACACTGGATCAAGAAAAGTTGAACAAACTTGAAAACTCGCTAGCAGTAAGACGAAAAGTTGATAAATTGTTCTGCAAATTTCTCAAGTTTTTGGCTTATTGTCGAAGAGAGTTAGTTTGTTACACTGGATCAAGAAAAGTTGAACAAACTCGAAAACTCGCAAGTAGTAAGACGAAATTGATACGCATTTTACAATACCTTACTTAATGCTTTCTTGCAAAGCCTGCAAATTTTGCTGCATGACAGTAAGATACGTTTCTCCGTCATCCATTTGTTTTTGTGTCAAACTTTCCAATGGATTTAAGACAGCCATCTTCACACCTGTTTCTTTGGCTAATGTTTCTGCCACTTTTGAATTAGCATTTTCTTCAAAGTAAATAACTTTTGTGCCATGATCTTCCACAAAATGTTTTAATTGCGCTAAACGACTTGGCGAAGGCTCTTGATCGGGGGAAATTCCCGAAATAGACTCTTGCGTTAGGCCGTATTGGTTGGCTAAATAGCCAAAGGCCGCATGTTGAACCACAAATGTTTTATTTTTTGCGTTTGCAAAGGCTGTCTTATATTCTTGATCTAGCTCATTTAGTTTTGCAATGTAAGTGTTGGCATTTTTTTCAAACTGCGCTTTTTTAGCCGGATATTTTTCCGACAATTCTTTTTGGATTTCCTTCACTTCTTTTACTGCCATTACTGGATCTGTCCAAACATGGGGATCTTTTGAATGGGCATGGTCTTCCTCGTGATCGTGCTCGTCACTGTCAGAATCATGAGTATCGCTGTCAGAATCATGATGGGCGTGATCGTGACCGTCACTTGTCGCTTCCAATAAGTCAATCTCATCGGCAGCTTCAATCATCTTTGTCTTTTTGTCATCGATATTATCTGCGATTTTATCCACCCATGTTTCCATCTCTTCACTGTTGTAGACAAAAGCGTCTGCCTCAGAAATTTTTGCAATATCTTTAGCACTTGGCTCATAGTCGTGGGGTTCTGTGCCCGCCGGAATTAAAAGCTCTACACTACCTTCATCGCCAACTACTTCTTTGGTAAATTCATACATAGGATAAAAAGTTACGATTGCTTTAATTTTGCCGTCGTTATTTTTGCCATTATTGGCATTGCTATCACCACAAGCACTTAGTAAAACCACGCTTAGTAAAACACCAAGGCCTAGTAAATATTTCTTCATTAAATTGTGCCTCCTAAATTTATCACGTTGAAATCAAATCGTAATTTTCCGATTTGCCACGACAATTAATTTAACAGACAAAAAATAACCCGTCAAGATAAAACGTATAAGTTACGATTTAAACGATAAATCTCCCTCTAAACCGTAACAAAGGACTTTTCATTCATATGACCCTTGAAAAATGTATGGGCTTTTTCCGATAAAATAATAATTTGTTACCTTAACTCGATTTTTTCTATCCCTCTTTTCCTAAATTTTTGCTATATAAAAAACTTGCCACTTTTGTGACAAGTTTTCGCTCACTTAATGTTACTGTGCTATTGTTTCAACCGGCAAGTTCATGCCTTTCCAACCTTCCATCGCCCCAGCAAGTTCATAGGCTTCAAAACCATTGGATAATAAAATTAATAGTGCTTCTTTTCCCAGTGTTGTGCCGCCGGTCCAATCATAAACAACGTAAATTTTATTTTTATCCAATGTTTCCAAATGATTTGCTAAATCTTTAGCTGGTAGAGCAATTGCCCCTTTTATTTGATCTTTTTTGACCGCTGCTGGTGCATTGCGAACATCAAGGACAACGTAAGGGGAATCTTCTTTTCCTAATGTATCTAAAATTTTAAAGTGATTGATATATAAACTTAGATAGGTTTTTAATAAATCGATTTTTTCTGCTGTGTTGTTATTCATGATAAAGTCTCCATTTCATCAACTAATTTTTTTGTGCCTAATTGAACCTTATTTAATAGGTATAAAAATTGTTCTAACTCTTCAGAAGAGAGCTCTGAAAATAAAATTTCCACTGCTTTAAAATTTGCCGGCAAAAATTTTTCAACGATTTTATTTCCCTTCGGCAGCAACTTGATTGCCACCGCACGCTTATCATTTAGCTGCTCTTGTTTTCTGATCCAATTATCTGAATTCATTTTATTCAACATCTTTGTGACAGTAGCGCGAGAAGCGCCCAACTTATCGGCAATTTCTGACGGTAACAATTGCTGGTTTTCCGCCTGCTTCAAAAACATTAAAATAATAAACTTAGATTCAGATAAGTCGTATTTTGCAAGTAACTTATCGTAGTTCTTTTGCATTTCGCGATACGTCCATTGTAACGTAATAAACCCACGGGCTACCTTGGGACTCGTTAAACCAGGATACTTTCCTAGCGTCGCCTTAAAACGTTGCACATCGGGGCGATCTTTAAATGTAAATTTTTCCATTTTAAATGTCCTCTTTCAAATGATTAGCCGGCTAACTACATGAACTATAAACCGCTTTTCATTTTTTGGCAACTAAAACAAACCAAAAGAGTAAACTTCATCCTTTGATTTGTTGATTTAATTTGCGTGCCACAAAAATTATATGATTTCATAAAAAATTCCACTGCATCAAAAACGCCGACACAATGGAATTTCTTTTATTTTGCTCGCCAGTAGCTACTACCATCTTGCGTGCGGTGCATAAAGCCATACTCGATTAAGTAACGCCGAACCGTGGCAAAATCAGCGACATATTGTTTTAAAATATCATTTAAGCTGGATTCATGATAATTCTTGTCCCATTCAAAGTGGGTCACGATGTCGGCTAATAAGATAAGTTTCCGTTTTTCTTTGGCTGGAAAAGTTTTAATGTAGCCCGATGCATCGCGATAAGTTGTCAAAACTTTTTCTTGTTCTTCAGGCGTAATATTGTAGCGATCATCCAACATTTTTGCATTTTGATGGGGCAAAATGACATCTGGTTGCGCCAATAACGTCATGATACTAAGAAATACTTGGGACTGTTTTTGCTTTTCCTTCAATTTAAAACGATGGTTGCGGACTGTTGAATCTGTCACGCCTAAGCGCTGTGCAATAAATTTGTCTTCCACATTTTGTGCAAATAACATCAAAATTTCCTGCTGTGTCTCACTAAGTCCAGTTGTCTCTTTGGGTAATTGTAATAAAGCCGCTAAGGGGCCTTGATGGGCATCCATTACATGAACTTCCATGTATTTTTCGGCAGTCAAAAATTTTTTTCCATAGGGATACACACAACCAATTTCAGCAGTCGTTTCACAATATAGGCATTGGTACTCTTTGTGCCGGCTAAAGCCTCGTAGATACTCTTGAATTACTACATCTTCCACTTTGTTCACCTCAACAAAAATTATATTTATTTGTAAATATA
The DNA window shown above is from Enterococcus montenegrensis and carries:
- a CDS encoding metal ABC transporter permease, encoding MSLLNYEFMQRAILAAIFIAGIAPMLGVFLVIRRQSLMADTLSHVSLAGVALGFFLNLNPNLTTMLVVVVAAVILEYLRSIYRTYSEISIAILMAGGLALALVLMNLSGGNSATSIQSYLFGSIVTITSGQVIFLGVLFVIVRVLFALFKRPMYVLTFDEDTAHVDGLPVHLMSMAFNVLTGVAIAVMIPIAGALLISAIMVLPAAISMRLGKSFDIVIWIATFVGLFGMLSGLTSSFYLDTPPGATITLVFIGLFLVVNIIKRLFVAVQRAKNKKVSQ
- a CDS encoding metal ABC transporter ATP-binding protein codes for the protein MRYIDVKDLTFYYDDEPVLEDISYHVEDGEFVILTGENGAAKSTLIKATLGLLKPSKGTVTLAKENAAGEKISIGYIPQQVASFNAGFPSTVEELVRSGRYPRGRWFKTLTKKDHEHVQKALEAVGMWEMRHKKIGELSGGQKQRISLARIFATDPDLFILDEPTTGMDEQSRNEFYRLLRHSAHQHDKAILMITHDHEDIKQYADRQIRLVRKEDSPWRCFHIDR
- a CDS encoding metal ABC transporter substrate-binding protein, whose translation is MKKYLLGLGVLLSVVLLSACGDSNANNGKNNDGKIKAIVTFYPMYEFTKEVVGDEGSVELLIPAGTEPHDYEPSAKDIAKISEADAFVYNSEEMETWVDKIADNIDDKKTKMIEAADEIDLLEATSDGHDHAHHDSDSDTHDSDSDEHDHEEDHAHSKDPHVWTDPVMAVKEVKEIQKELSEKYPAKKAQFEKNANTYIAKLNELDQEYKTAFANAKNKTFVVQHAAFGYLANQYGLTQESISGISPDQEPSPSRLAQLKHFVEDHGTKVIYFEENANSKVAETLAKETGVKMAVLNPLESLTQKQMDDGETYLTVMQQNLQALQESIK
- a CDS encoding rhodanese-like domain-containing protein; this encodes MNNNTAEKIDLLKTYLSLYINHFKILDTLGKEDSPYVVLDVRNAPAAVKKDQIKGAIALPAKDLANHLETLDKNKIYVVYDWTGGTTLGKEALLILLSNGFEAYELAGAMEGWKGMNLPVETIAQ
- a CDS encoding MarR family winged helix-turn-helix transcriptional regulator, yielding MEKFTFKDRPDVQRFKATLGKYPGLTSPKVARGFITLQWTYREMQKNYDKLLAKYDLSESKFIILMFLKQAENQQLLPSEIADKLGASRATVTKMLNKMNSDNWIRKQEQLNDKRAVAIKLLPKGNKIVEKFLPANFKAVEILFSELSSEELEQFLYLLNKVQLGTKKLVDEMETLS
- a CDS encoding DUF2087 domain-containing protein; protein product: MNKVEDVVIQEYLRGFSRHKEYQCLYCETTAEIGCVYPYGKKFLTAEKYMEVHVMDAHQGPLAALLQLPKETTGLSETQQEILMLFAQNVEDKFIAQRLGVTDSTVRNHRFKLKEKQKQSQVFLSIMTLLAQPDVILPHQNAKMLDDRYNITPEEQEKVLTTYRDASGYIKTFPAKEKRKLILLADIVTHFEWDKNYHESSLNDILKQYVADFATVRRYLIEYGFMHRTQDGSSYWRAK